One genomic window of Gossypium hirsutum isolate 1008001.06 chromosome D11, Gossypium_hirsutum_v2.1, whole genome shotgun sequence includes the following:
- the LOC107904711 gene encoding uncharacterized protein — protein sequence MAYSVSHNSFSTIPLFVGFLVVASSLAHVLSSPLMSDSGNRQMKDRTFKPAKDIQKLRRINAYLKKINKPAMKTIQSPDGDIIDCVLSHLQPAFDHPELRGQKPSDPPARPKRHNSTDANPENLQLWTGSGESCPKGTVPIRRTTEKDVLRASSVRRYGRTRRRHIRRDSTGSGHEHAVVFVNGDQYYGAKASLNVWAPHVTNEYEFSLSQIWIISGSFGNDLNTIEAGWQVSPELYGDIYPRFFTYWTTDAYRATGCYNLLCSGFVQTTNKIAIGAAISPISSYNGRQFDIDIMVWKDPKHGHWWLEFGSGLLVGYWPAFLFSHLRSHANMIQFGGEIVNTRSSGFHTSTQMGSGHFAEEGFGKAAYFRNLQTVDWDNNLLPLTNLHLLADHSDCYDIRQGRNNVWGNYFYYGGPGRNVRCP from the exons ATGGCTTATTCTGTTTCCCACAACAGTTTCTCAACGATTCCTCTTTTTGTCGGTTTCCTTGTTGTTGCTTCCTCCCTTGCCCATGTCCTGTCCTCCCCATTGATGTCAGATTCCGGTAACCGGCAAATGAAAGACCGTACTTTTAAACCTGCTAAGGACATCCAGAAGCTAAGGAGAATAAATGCTTATCTCAAGAAGATCAATAAGCCTGCTATGAAGACAATTCAG AGTCCAGATGGTGATATCATAGATTGCGTTCTCTCTCATCTTCAACCTGCTTTCGATCACCCTGAGCTTAGAGGGCAGAAACCATCG GATCCACCGGCGAGGCCAAAACGTCACAACTCTACCGATGCAAACCCTGAGAACTTGCAACTATGGACAGGCTCAGGTGAATCTTGCCCCAAAGGAACTGTTCCAATCAGAAGAACTACAGAGAAAGACGTTTTGAGAGCAAGTTCTGTTAGGAGATATGGAAGAACAAGAAGAAGACATATAAGGAGAGACTCAACAGGCAGCGGCCATGAG CACGCAGTTGTGTTTGTGAATGGAGATCAGTATTATGGAGCAAAGGCAAGCTTAAACGTGTGGGCGCCTCATGTGACTAATGAATACGAGTTTAGCTTGTCACAGATATGGATCATCTCTGGTTCTTTTGGCAATGATCTTAATACCATTGAAGCTGGTTGGCAG GTTAGCCCTGAATTATATGGAGATATTTACCCTAGATTCTTCACATACTGGACG ACTGATGCATACCGAGCCACTGGATGCTACAACTTGCTGTGTTCGGGCTTTGTCCAAACTACCAATAAGATTGCTATTGGAGCAGCAATCTCTCCAATCTCCTCCTACAATGGCAGACAGTTTGACATCGACATAATGGTTTGGAAG GATCCAAAACATGGACATTGGTGGTTAGAATTTGGATCAGGATTACTGGTTGGATATTGGCCTGCATTTCTCTTCAGTCACTTGAGAAGCCATGCCAACATGATACAATTTGGTGGAGAAATTGTAAACACTAGATCGTCAGGATTCCACACATCAACACAAATGGGCAGTGGACATTTTGCTGAAGAAGGGTTTGGAAAGGCAGCTTATTTTCGGAACTTGCAAACTGTTGATTGGGATAATAATTTGCTGCCCCTAACAAACCTTCACCTATTGGCCGATCATTCTGATTGTTACGACATCAGACAAGGAAGAAATAATGTTTGGGGAAATTACTTTTACTATGGAGGCCCAGGAAGGAACGTAAGGTGTCCTTGA
- the LOC107902540 gene encoding uncharacterized protein, whose translation MHGQGRGEERKIERHMLTVPTLATAVLSGDSGASLSFSSTISSFSKDGHRFSVGGCTLFKPAQDSPLFIGIIHSLTAAKENKLLLGVNWLYQPAEVKLGKGILLEAAPNEIFYSFHKDEIPAGLLLHPCKVSFLPKDVDLPSGVCSFVCRRLYDITNKCLWWLTDQDYINFTGTADQLLRKTRIEMHATVQTGCCSSKPMNDLTSASQLKPGSDSVQNSTPSFSSQGKGKKREHGDQVSEPVKRECINRMDDVDSGHIIPELNLKFEIAKITEKGGLQDYGGVGKLVQLIIRERNERKINLVSRSMLAGVIAATHKFDCLSHFVQLRGLNVFDDWIQEVHKRKIGGSSGSKDDRSIDDFLLTLLQALDKLPVNLTVLQMCSIGKSVNLLRTHRNVEIQKKARSLVDTWKKRVQVELDAKYGPNQSVPWSDVAKCGIKHYRPSEVAVKSSVTQFSATKTGFVKLVQGGTASKSASATPVPMKASTLPASARTKARNATNVGTSDPQTTTRDEKINSSSQSHNNTLSCSSDHAKMGEIPVKDDARSSAAGSGTVTKISGSSSRHRKFINGLPGPLGVQSETGPCNNSSLHRNSAPGKISQSSLTCEKAVDAPIAEGNGNKFIVKIPNRGRGPAQSVSGGFLEDQLVTNSKASSPLLSEKQEQFKHNMKEKSGTYQENVITDVNNESWQSNDVKDLLTGSDEGESSPAAVPDEEYRRTGEDLRKITEVTKVASSSSGNEIKSRKMQRASLNSINTLIDSFVKYTKANACMPVADDAGMNLLACVAAGEIPKSDVVSTIDSPQRNAPVVEDSSMGNDTTQKPSVVYEVVQDRNFSVECVYDEHLKQSVVAGKSWAKNADSMNVSSQETSGVELNEQLTSSIIDLPRTAEHCLENGRVKEITTAVLVNFPSASTLEKTSDIGDSKEHLEKKAGAVDDDGRLDIKQKNITFGANEDKVSDLGVNLQKEVVEGSASAPSMEVDVECKTDVTEGMDRGSHTPEKSPAIVGHSTKGTDKKASPTGSNDMMETFNVVKAEKDVEADVRSQASDREAKTLVPAQKVEHMEENLEGSECPEPYCGLSPCKASILIETEQPIRLRGSNLAGVEERTSTTADTPATCADAKVKFDLNEGFNADDGKFGESINLAEALCPASVQLINPTPLPVSFASNSVPASITVTAAAKGPFVPPDDLLRSKGALGWKGSAATSAFRPAARKILEMPLGTSHASISEATTGKQSRPPLDIDLNVPDERLLDDLASRSSALGSNSAADLTNNRDLSFRSSGGLDLDLNRVDVPVDLGNLSTGNNFRLDVHMQPIKSSSCGIFNGEASLRRDFDLNNGPVLDEVSAALVSQRNRSSNISSQPPVSSLRINNYEIANFSSWFPTGNTYSAVSLPSILFDREPHFPVATGGPQRVLGPGPPTGASATPFNSDAYRGLVLSSSLAVPYLSTPFQYPTFPFGATFPLPSTSFPGSSATYSDSSHGGRICLPSVHAQLLSPAGAVPSHYPRPYVVSLVHNNGNSIAENGRKWGRQGLDLNAGPGVLDIEGRDETTALASRQLSVVSSQALAEEQARMYQVAGDVLKKKELEGCWDGYKQSSW comes from the exons ATGCATGGGCAGGGAAGAGGTGAAGAGAGGAAAATAGAACGGCACATGTTGACAGTCCCTACACTTGCCACCGCGGTTCTGAGTGGTGATAGTGGtgcttctctctctttttcatctACCATTAGTTCATTTTCAAAG GATGGACACAGATTCAGTGTAGGTGGCTGTACTCTCTTCAAACCAGCCCAAGATTCTCCACTTTTTATTGGAATAATCCATTCTCTAACTGCTGCTAAAGAAAATAAGTTACTGTTGGGTGTGAATTGGCTATATCAACCTGCTGAAGTAAAGCTTGGCAAAGGCATCCTATTGGAAGCTGCGCCAAACGAGATCTTTTATTCCTTCCATAAGGATGAGATTCCTGCTGGATTGTTGCTTCATCCATGTAAAGTTTCATTCCTTCCTAAAGACGTTGACCTTCCATCTGGGGTTTGCTCATTTGTGTGCCGACGACTTTATGACATTACAAACAAGTGTTTATGGTGGCTAACTGATCAAGATTATATTAAT TTTACAGGAACTGCAGATCAACTGTTACGTAAGACACGTATAGAAATGCATGCTACAGTGCAGACAGGCTGCTGTTCTTCAAAGCCAATGAATGATCTGACATCAGCATCACAGTTAAAACCCGGTTCAGATAGTGTACAGAACAGTACCCCTTCATTTTCTTCTCAGGGtaagggaaagaaaagggagCATGGGGATCAAGTCTCTGAACCTGTCAAACGAGAATGTATTAATAGAATGGATGATGTGGATTCTGGTCATATTATACCagaacttaatttaaaatttgagattgCAAAAATTACTGAAAAAGGGGGACTGCAAGATTATGGAGGAGTTGGGAAATTGGTTCAGCTCATTATTCGTGAGAGAAATGAGAGGAAAATAAACTTGGTGAGCCGATCAATGCTTGCTGGTGTTATAGCAGCTACACACAAGTTTGACTGTCTTAGTCATTTTGTTCAGCTCAGAGGGTTGAATGTTTTTGATGATTGGATCCAGGAAGTCCACAAAAGGAAGATTGGTGGTAGTAGTGGCTCCAAGGATGATAGATCAATTGACGATTTTCTTTTAACCTTACTCCAAGCACTTGATAAGCTACCAGTAAATCTTACAGTTCTGCAGATGTGTAGCATTGGCAAGTCTGTGAATCTTTTGCGTACTCATAGAAATGTTGAAATACAGAAGAAAGCAAGGAGTTTAGTTGATACATGGAAAAAAAGAGTTCAGGTTGAGTTGGATGCTAAATATGGTCCAAATCAGTCTGTTCCCTGGTCTGATGTTGCTAAATGTGGAATCAAGCACTATAGACCTTCTGAGGTTGCAGTGAAGAGTTCAGTAACACAATTCTCTGCAACTAAAACTGGTTTTGTTAAGCTTGTTCAAGGAGGGACTGCATCCAAGTCTGCTTCTGCAACGCCGGTACCTATGAAGGCATCAACATTGCCTGCTTCAGCCAGAACAAAGGCGCGAAATGCTACTAATGTTGGCACCTCTGATCCTCAAACAACCACAAGGGATGAGAAAATCAACAGTTCTAGTCAATCCCACAACAATACTCTGTCATGTTCTAGTGATCATGCGAAGATGGGGGAAATCCCAGTAAAGGATGATGCAAGAAGTTCTGCAGCTGGTTCAGGAACTGTGACTAAGATCTCAGGTAGCTCATCACGGCACCGGAAATTCATTAATGGTTTGCCGGGGCCATTGGGGGTTCAAAGTGAAACCGGACCATGCAACAATTCTTCTTTGCACAGAAATTCTGCTCCTGGAAAAATATCACAGTCCAGTTTAACATGTGAAAAGGCGGTGGATGCTCCTATTGCTGAGGGTAATGGTAATAAATTCATTGTTAAAATCCCAAATCGAGGTAGAGGTCCAGCACAAAGTGTCAGTGGAGGATTTCTTGAAGATCAATTGGTTACAAACAGCAAAGCTTCTTCTCCTCTGCTTTCAGAGAAGCAGGaacaattcaaacataacatgAAGGAGAAGAGTGGTACTTACCAGGAAAATGTTATAACTGATGTAAATAATGAATCCTGGCAGAGCAATGATGTAAAAGATCTGCTGACTGGGTCTGATGAGGGAGAGAGTTCACCCGCAGCTGTTCCTGATGAAGAATACCGTAGAACCGGAGAAGATCTTAGGAAAATAACCGAAGTCACAAAAGTTGCTTCCTCATCTTCTGGAAATGAAATTAAATCAAGGAAGATGCAGAGGGCTTCTTTGAACTCCATAAATACTCTAATTGATAGTTTTGTTAAGTACACTAAAGCAAATGCATGCATGCCAGTTGCGGATGATGCTGGAATGAATTTGCTTGCTTGTGTGGCTGCTGGAGAGATTCCTAAGTCGGATGTGGTTTCCACAATTGATTCTCCACAAAGAAATGCCCCTGTTGTTGAGGACTCTTCCATGGGCAATGATACAACACAAAAACCTTCTGTTGTGTATGAGGTTGTTCAAGATCGAAACTTCTCTGTTGAATGTGTATATGATGAGCATCTGAAGCAGAGTGTTGTTGCTGGTAAATCATGGGCTAAAAATGCAGACAGCATGAATGTTTCCTCTCAAGAAACATCTGGAGTGGAGCTGAATGAGCAGTTAACTTCATCAATTATTGATTTACCACGGACTGCAGAACATTGTCTTGAAAATGGTAGAGTAAAGGAAATAACAACGGCTGTTTTAGTCAATTTTCCCTCTGCAAGCACTTTGGAGAAGACAAGTGATATTGGAGATTCCAAAGAACATCTGGAGAAAAAGGCTGGTGCTGTTGATGATGATGGCAGGTTGGATATTAAACAAAAGAATATCACATTTGGGGCAAATGAAGATAAGGTTTCTGATCTGGGTGTAAACCTTCAGAAAGAAGTGGTTGAAGGATCTGCATCTGCACCCTCCATGGAAGTTGATGTTGAGTGTAAAACAGATGTCACTGAAGGTATGGACAGAGGTTCACATACTCCTGAGAAGTCACCAGCTATTGTTGGACATTCTACCAAAGGAACAGATAAAAAAGCATCGCCTACCGGTTCTAATGATATGATGGAAACTTTTAATGTGGTAAAGGCCGAGAAGGATGTTGAGGCTGATGTTCGTAGTCAAGCCAGTGACAGAGAAGCGAAAACCT TGGTCCCTGCCCAGAAAGTTGAGCATATGGAGGAGAATTTAGAAGGTAGTGAGTGTCCTGAACCATACTGTGGACTGTCTCCTTGTAAGGCATCCATATTAATAGAAACAGAACAACCTATTAGGCTAAGGGGATCCAATTTGGCTGGTGTAGAGGAGCGTACATCAACCACTGCAGATACTCCTGCTACATGTGCAGATGCAAAAGTAAAATTTGACTTGAATGAAGGCTTTAATGCGGATGATGGGAAATTTGGGGAATCAATTAACTTGGCAGAAGCACTGTGTCCTGCTTCTGTCCAATTAATTAACCCAACACCTTTACCTGTTTCTTTTGCATCTAACAGCGTTCCTGCTTCAATTACTGTTACTGCTGCTGCAAAAGGGCCCTTTGTTCCACCAGATGACTTACTGAGGAGTAAAGGAGCACTTGGTTGGAAGGGATCTGCGGCCACTAGTGCATTTCGGCCGGCTGCCAGAAAGATTTTGGAAATGCCCCTGGGTACAAGTCATGCTTCCATTTCTGAAGCTACTACGGGGAAACAAAGCCGTCCTCCACTGGATATTGATTTGAATGTACCTGATGAGAGACTACTTGATGATCTAGCTTCCCGAAGTTCTGCTTTGGGCTCCAACTCTGCAGCGGACCTTACAAATAATCGTGATTTATCATTTCGCTCTTCTGGGGGACTTGATCTTGATTTGAATAGAGTTGATGTGCCTGTTGATTTAGGTAATCTTTCAACTGGCAATAACTTTAGACTAGATGTCCATATGCAGCCTATAAAGTCATCATCATGTGGTATTTTTAATGGTGAGGCAAGTCTCCGCAGGGACTTTGATTTGAACAATGGACCTGTTCTTGATGAGGTGAGTGCTGCACTAGTTAGCCAGCGTAATAGAAGCAGTAACATATCATCTCAACCACCAGTTTCCAGCCTGCGAATAAACAATTATGAGATAGCAAATTTCTCGTCATGGTTTCCTACAGGGAATACTTACTCGGCTGTCAGTCTTCCATCTATCTTGTTTGATAGAGAACCTCATTTTCCTGTTGCAACTGGTGGACCACAAAGGGTGTTGGGTCCTGGTCCCCCTACTGGTGCCTCTGCCACCCCCTTTAATTCTGATGCATATAGGGGACTTGTCTTGTCATCTTCATTGGCGGTGCCCTACCTATCAACTCCTTTCCAGTATCCCACGTTCCCCTTTGGAGCAACATTTCCTCTTCCTTCAACCAGCTTTCCTGGCAGCTCAGCAACTTACTCTGATTCATCTCATGGTGGGAGGATTTGTTTACCCTCAGTCCATGCACAATTGTTGAGTCCTGCTGGTGCTGTTCCCTCCCATTACCCAAGGCCCTATGTTGTTAGCCTTGTACACAATAATGGTAATAGTATTGCTGAGAATGGTAGGAAATGGGGAAGACAAGGTCTAGACTTAAATGCAGGGCCTGGAGTCCTGGACATTGAAGGAAGAGATGAGACAACAGCGCTTGCATCTAGGCAACTGTCTGTTGTGAGTTCACAGGCTCTGGCAGAGGAGCAAGCAAGGATGTATCAAGTGGCAGGTGATGTTTTGAAAAAGAAGGAACTTGAGGGTTGTTGGGATGGATACAAGCAATCTTCATGGTAG